A stretch of the Panicum virgatum strain AP13 chromosome 9N, P.virgatum_v5, whole genome shotgun sequence genome encodes the following:
- the LOC120689343 gene encoding uncharacterized protein LOC120689343 has translation MRYVKFQKDWPLFGITLMCDSWTGPTRMSVINFLIYCNGVMWFHKSIDATERIQDAAYLFKEIRKVVEEIGPENVVHVVTDNGSNYKKACKQLLSDVYDHIAWTPCLAHTVNLMLKDIARRPEHGVIIKQCKRISNWLHNHGQLNTMMRNTIGGELVKWNATRFGTNYMFLESIHRKRDRFMQWMASAEFQHSKWANTEEGRYTHASFSSMEWWDALKYIIDTVQPIYKFLRFADQDKKPNMCEVVMAYQTMKQELQSFFGTNVSTLKEYVEVVDERLRDVFIGTYVGPAVVLNPRYAYTMDPTQQMFRGLKDTFDRMTDHEGAVQALQEFDVFRQKVGEYSSEMTMRMAMDPKTSPCKSYSI, from the exons tttggcatcacgttgatgtgtgattcatggactggtccgacgaggatgagtgtcatcaactttttgatatattgcaatggggtcatgTGGTTCCATAAGTCTATTGATGCGACTGAAAGAATCCAAGATGCTGCATATTTGTTCAAG gagattcgaaaggtggtggaagagattggaccggagaatgtcgtgcacgtagtcaccgacaacggctcgaACTACAAAAAGGCATGCAAGCAACTACTAAGTGACGTGTATGACCACATAgcttggacaccttgtctagcacacaccgtcaatttgatgttgaaggatatagctcgaaggccTGAACATGGTGTTATCATCAAGCAGTGTaagcgaatttcaaattggttacacaatcatggtcagttgaatacaatgatgaggaacacaatcggtggtgagttggtcaagtggaatgccactcgatttggaaccaactacatgttcctagagagcatccatcggaaacgtgatcgtttcatgcagtggatggcatctgctgagttccaacacagcaaatgggcgaatactgaagaaggtagatatactcatgcaagtttttcaagtatggagtggtgggatgcattgaaatatatcatcgacacggttcaaccaatatacaagtttcttcgcttcgctgatcaggacaagaaGCCGAACATGTGCGAAGTCGTGATGGCCTACCAGACTATGAAACAGGAACTAcagtctttctttggaacaaatgttTCCACACTGAAAGAGTATGTTGAGGTGGTGGACGAGAGGTTGCGTGACGTGTTCATAGGCACTTATGTGGGTCCAG ctgttgtcctaaatccgaggtatgCATATACGATGGATCCAACTCAACAAATGTTTCGTGGACTCAAAGATACATTTGATCGCATGACGGATCACGAGGGCGCCGTCCAGGCATTGCAGGAGTTTGACGTGTTTCGGCAGAAAGTTGGCGAGTATAGCAGTGAAATGACAATGCGGATGGCGATGGACCcaaagacatccccatgtaagagttaTTCCATATGA